From the Psychrobacillus sp. FSL K6-4046 genome, one window contains:
- the ffh gene encoding signal recognition particle protein, with protein MAFEGLAERLQGTIQKIKGKGKISEADVKEMMREVRYALLEADVNLKVVKEFVKNVSERAVGQEVMKSLTPGQQVIKIVKDELTQLMGGEQSQIAFSSRPPTVIMMVGLQGAGKTTTTGKLANVLRKKYNKKPLLIAADIYRPAAVKQLETIGKQLSLPVFQKGTDISPVEIVKQGLEHAKEEHYDVVIVDTAGRLHIDETLMQELKDIRALKEPDEVFLVVDAMTGQDAVNVANNFNDSIGITGVVLTKLDGDTRGGAALSIRSITQKPIKFVGMGEKMDALETFHPERMASRILGMGDMMSLIEKAQANVDEEKAKELEEKFRTQSFTFDDFLEQLSQVKQMGPLDEILKMLPGANKIKGLENAKVDEKQMDRVEAIIYSMTTQEKTNPEIINGARKKRIAKGSGTSIQDINRLLKQFEEMKKMMKQMTNMQQKGKKKMKMPGFDSLFK; from the coding sequence ATGGCATTTGAAGGTTTAGCTGAGCGTCTCCAAGGGACGATTCAGAAAATCAAAGGTAAAGGCAAAATTTCTGAGGCTGATGTTAAAGAAATGATGCGTGAAGTTCGTTATGCACTACTGGAAGCGGACGTTAACTTAAAAGTGGTAAAAGAATTTGTTAAAAACGTCTCTGAACGGGCTGTAGGGCAAGAAGTGATGAAAAGCTTAACTCCAGGTCAGCAGGTCATTAAAATCGTAAAAGATGAATTGACCCAGCTAATGGGAGGCGAGCAGAGCCAGATAGCTTTCTCTTCAAGACCGCCTACTGTTATTATGATGGTCGGATTACAGGGTGCTGGTAAAACCACCACTACTGGTAAACTTGCAAATGTACTTCGAAAAAAGTATAACAAGAAGCCTTTGTTAATTGCTGCGGATATTTATCGTCCAGCAGCAGTGAAACAGCTTGAAACGATTGGAAAACAACTCTCCTTACCAGTATTCCAAAAGGGTACGGACATTTCTCCTGTGGAAATAGTGAAGCAGGGTCTTGAGCATGCAAAGGAAGAACATTATGATGTAGTGATTGTCGATACAGCTGGTCGTTTACACATTGATGAAACTTTGATGCAAGAGCTTAAAGATATTCGTGCATTAAAAGAGCCGGACGAAGTATTCTTAGTTGTAGATGCAATGACAGGGCAGGATGCAGTCAATGTAGCTAACAATTTTAATGACTCTATTGGTATAACAGGGGTCGTACTTACGAAATTAGATGGCGATACACGTGGTGGGGCAGCCCTTTCAATCCGTTCTATTACTCAAAAACCTATTAAATTTGTAGGTATGGGTGAAAAAATGGATGCTTTAGAGACTTTTCATCCAGAACGCATGGCATCCCGTATTTTAGGCATGGGAGACATGATGTCCTTAATCGAAAAGGCTCAAGCTAATGTTGACGAAGAAAAAGCGAAGGAACTGGAAGAAAAGTTCCGTACGCAGTCTTTTACGTTCGATGATTTCCTGGAGCAGCTAAGCCAAGTGAAGCAAATGGGACCTCTTGACGAGATTTTAAAAATGCTTCCAGGAGCAAATAAAATTAAGGGATTAGAAAATGCGAAAGTTGATGAAAAGCAAATGGATCGTGTCGAAGCCATTATTTATTCAATGACTACGCAGGAGAAAACTAACCCTGAAATTATTAACGGAGCTCGAAAAAAGAGAATTGCTAAAGGATCAGGAACATCTATTCAAGACATTAATAGACTTCTAAAGCAATTTGAAGAGATGAAAAAGATGATGAAGCAAATGACAAATATGCAACAAAAAGGAAAGAAAAAGATGAAAATGCCAGGATTTGATTCTCTTTTTAAGTAA
- the lepB gene encoding signal peptidase I — protein sequence MGQAQKEKNELWEWSKALLIAFGLAALIRLFLFTPIIVDGESMMPTLENGDSMLVNKIGYVVGEPKRFDIVVFHAPEQKNYIKRVIGLPGDHVEYKNDQLYINGKEVAEPYLEQKKSELTEGTLTGDFTLESITGDKKIPEGYVFVMGDNRLYSKDSRMIGLIEIDEIIGKTNLVFWPIGEAGFVK from the coding sequence ATGGGACAAGCACAAAAAGAAAAGAATGAGTTATGGGAATGGTCGAAAGCGTTATTAATAGCTTTTGGACTTGCAGCATTAATTCGACTCTTTTTATTTACCCCTATAATTGTGGACGGAGAATCTATGATGCCGACCTTAGAAAATGGGGATAGTATGTTAGTGAATAAAATTGGTTACGTGGTCGGTGAACCAAAACGATTTGATATTGTAGTTTTTCATGCACCTGAGCAGAAAAACTATATAAAACGTGTAATAGGGCTTCCTGGCGATCATGTCGAGTATAAAAACGACCAGCTCTACATTAACGGAAAAGAAGTTGCTGAGCCTTATTTAGAACAAAAAAAGAGCGAGTTAACAGAAGGTACATTAACTGGGGACTTTACGCTTGAAAGTATCACTGGAGACAAAAAAATCCCAGAAGGATATGTTTTCGTTATGGGAGACAACCGCTTATACAGTAAAGACAGCCGAATGATCGGTTTAATTGAAATCGATGAAATTATAGGGAAAACAAATTTAGTATTTTGGCCAATTGGTGAGGCTGGTTTTGTAAAATAA
- the ftsY gene encoding signal recognition particle-docking protein FtsY encodes MSFFKKMKEKMLGSTPEAEETVSITNKFKEGLSKTRNQFTSKVNDLVAKYRKVDEDFFEELEEILLQADVGFETVVELMDKLRFEVQRKNIKDTAGIQSVISEKLVEIYEAGDEDLTELHIEEEGLTVILFVGVNGVGKTTTIGKLAHRLNGEGKKVMLAAGDTFRAGAIDQLQVWGDRVGAEVIKQAEGSDPAAVMYDAIRAAKNRKADVLICDTAGRLQNKVNLMNELEKIHRVITREVPNAPHEVLLALDATTGQNALVQAQTFKEVTNVTGIVLTKLDGTAKGGIVLAIRNKLHIPVKFVGLGEQMDDLQPFDAEKYVYGLFAEGLELEETSEDK; translated from the coding sequence GTGAGCTTTTTTAAAAAAATGAAAGAAAAAATGTTGGGCTCTACACCAGAGGCTGAAGAAACAGTTTCGATTACCAATAAATTTAAAGAAGGACTATCGAAAACACGAAATCAATTTACTTCTAAAGTAAATGATTTAGTAGCGAAATATCGTAAGGTAGATGAGGATTTCTTTGAGGAGCTTGAAGAAATTTTGCTTCAGGCAGATGTTGGATTTGAAACCGTAGTGGAGTTAATGGACAAATTGCGTTTTGAGGTTCAGCGTAAAAACATTAAAGACACTGCCGGAATCCAATCTGTTATTTCTGAAAAACTTGTTGAGATATATGAGGCTGGTGATGAGGATTTAACTGAGCTTCACATCGAAGAAGAAGGACTAACAGTTATCTTATTCGTCGGTGTTAATGGAGTTGGGAAAACAACTACTATCGGTAAACTTGCACATCGTTTAAATGGAGAAGGAAAAAAAGTAATGCTTGCTGCCGGGGACACTTTCCGTGCAGGTGCTATTGATCAACTTCAAGTGTGGGGCGATCGTGTAGGTGCAGAGGTTATAAAACAGGCAGAGGGCTCTGATCCGGCTGCTGTTATGTATGATGCTATTCGTGCTGCCAAGAACAGAAAAGCTGATGTGCTTATTTGTGATACAGCGGGTCGTTTGCAAAATAAAGTAAACCTGATGAATGAGTTGGAAAAAATTCACCGAGTTATTACTAGAGAAGTGCCTAATGCTCCGCATGAAGTATTGTTAGCATTAGATGCCACTACAGGACAAAATGCGCTTGTTCAGGCACAGACTTTTAAAGAAGTGACCAATGTTACTGGAATTGTGTTAACAAAGCTTGACGGCACTGCAAAAGGCGGTATAGTACTTGCTATCCGCAATAAGTTGCATATACCAGTTAAATTTGTTGGTCTCGGAGAGCAAATGGATGACCTACAGCCATTTGATGCAGAAAAATATGTTTATGGATTATTTGCTGAAGGGTTAGAACTAGAAGAAACATCAGAAGACAAGTAA
- the rimM gene encoding ribosome maturation factor RimM (Essential for efficient processing of 16S rRNA), with amino-acid sequence MEWYNVGKIVNTQGIWGEVRVISTTDFPDERYQVGNELGLFKKDGSKPIIVKITSYRKHKNFDLLTFDGYTLLKDVEGFRDATLKVSEKYLTELEENEYYYHEIIGCTIVSTEGETIGTVTEILQTGANDVWTVQPVKGKTHYIPYIEDVVKKIDVDKKEITIEVLEGLLS; translated from the coding sequence ATGGAATGGTACAATGTTGGAAAAATCGTCAATACCCAAGGAATTTGGGGAGAGGTTCGTGTCATTTCTACTACTGACTTTCCAGATGAGCGTTATCAGGTAGGAAATGAGCTTGGTCTTTTTAAAAAAGATGGTTCTAAACCAATCATCGTTAAAATTACCAGCTACCGTAAGCATAAAAATTTTGATTTGTTAACTTTTGACGGTTATACCTTACTGAAAGATGTAGAAGGCTTTCGTGATGCAACGTTAAAAGTATCTGAGAAGTATCTAACAGAGTTAGAAGAAAATGAATACTACTATCATGAAATTATTGGCTGTACGATTGTTTCTACCGAGGGTGAGACAATTGGAACCGTTACTGAAATACTTCAAACTGGAGCAAATGACGTATGGACTGTGCAGCCGGTCAAAGGGAAGACACACTATATTCCATATATTGAGGACGTAGTGAAAAAAATAGATGTGGATAAAAAAGAAATTACGATTGAGGTACTGGAAGGTTTATTGTCATGA
- the ylqF gene encoding ribosome biogenesis GTPase YlqF has translation MTIQWFPGHMAKARREVTENLKLVDIIFELIDARLPLSSRNPMLDEVVHQKTRLLILNKVDMADDMQTKKWIAYFESKGHPTVAINSLEGKGLQAVFKASKELLKPKWDRMKERGIKPRPIRAMIVGIPNVGKSTLINRFAKKNIAKTGNTPGVTKRQQWIKVEKEIELLDTPGILWPRFEDQIIGYKLALTGAIKDAVINMEDLAVYGLRFLEEHYPKRMEERYNITKVSEDLVDTFDHIGKLRRCFASGGEIDYDQVAELIVRDIRNQQLGKLTFDFVDEYE, from the coding sequence ATGACAATACAATGGTTTCCGGGTCATATGGCCAAAGCAAGAAGAGAAGTTACCGAGAATCTAAAGCTTGTAGACATTATTTTTGAACTGATAGATGCACGTTTACCATTGTCTTCAAGAAATCCTATGTTAGACGAGGTAGTCCATCAAAAAACAAGGCTACTTATTCTAAACAAAGTGGATATGGCTGATGATATGCAAACCAAAAAATGGATAGCTTATTTCGAGTCAAAAGGGCACCCTACTGTTGCGATAAACTCTTTGGAAGGGAAAGGACTCCAAGCGGTTTTTAAGGCCTCTAAAGAGCTTTTAAAGCCTAAATGGGACCGTATGAAAGAACGCGGGATTAAACCTAGACCAATTAGAGCTATGATTGTAGGAATTCCGAATGTTGGAAAATCTACTTTAATTAATCGCTTTGCCAAAAAGAATATTGCTAAGACCGGAAACACTCCAGGTGTAACCAAAAGACAGCAATGGATTAAAGTTGAAAAGGAAATAGAGCTATTAGATACGCCGGGTATTTTATGGCCCAGATTTGAAGACCAAATAATAGGCTATAAACTTGCTTTAACTGGTGCCATTAAGGATGCTGTTATCAACATGGAAGACTTAGCAGTATATGGGCTACGTTTTTTAGAAGAACATTATCCAAAGAGAATGGAAGAGCGATATAATATTACAAAAGTCAGTGAGGATTTAGTAGACACTTTTGATCATATTGGTAAACTCAGAAGATGCTTTGCATCGGGCGGTGAAATTGACTATGATCAAGTGGCTGAGCTAATTGTTCGTGATATTAGAAATCAGCAACTAGGTAAGCTAACCTTCGATTTTGTAGACGAATATGAGTGA
- the sucC gene encoding ADP-forming succinate--CoA ligase subunit beta, with the protein MNIHEYQGKQLLRQYGVAVSNGIVAFSPEEAVKAAKELGSDVIVVKAQIHAGGRGKAGGVKIAKNLDEVREYAKELLGKVLVTHQTGPEGKEIKRLLIEEGSKIKKEYYVGLVLDRSTSRVTLMGSEEGGMDIEEVAANSPEKLFYEEIDPVVGLTGFQARRMAFNMNIPAKLVNKAAKFMLGLYQVYNEKDASIVEINPLVVTEDDNVLALDAKFNFDSNALYKHKDILELRDYDEEDPKEIEASKYDLSYISLDGNIGCMVNGAGLAMATMDTISYYGGSPANFLDVGGGATAEKVTEAFKIILADKNVKGIFVNIFGGIMKCDVIAEGVIIAAKEVGLQVPLVVRLEGTNVDLGKKLLNESGINIVAADSMADGAQKIVNLVG; encoded by the coding sequence ATGAATATCCATGAATATCAAGGTAAACAGCTCCTTAGACAATATGGCGTAGCAGTTTCTAACGGAATCGTTGCTTTTTCACCAGAAGAAGCAGTGAAGGCCGCTAAGGAATTAGGTTCTGACGTTATTGTTGTTAAAGCCCAAATTCACGCAGGTGGACGCGGTAAAGCTGGTGGGGTTAAAATTGCAAAGAATTTAGACGAAGTACGTGAATATGCAAAAGAGCTTTTAGGTAAAGTTTTAGTGACTCACCAAACAGGACCAGAAGGTAAAGAGATCAAGCGTCTACTTATCGAAGAAGGTAGTAAAATTAAAAAAGAATATTATGTAGGTTTAGTATTAGATCGCTCGACTTCTCGTGTAACATTAATGGGCTCTGAAGAGGGCGGAATGGACATCGAGGAAGTAGCAGCAAACTCTCCGGAGAAATTATTCTATGAAGAAATCGATCCTGTAGTAGGATTAACTGGATTCCAAGCTCGTAGAATGGCATTCAATATGAATATTCCAGCGAAACTTGTAAATAAAGCAGCTAAGTTTATGCTTGGTCTTTATCAAGTTTACAATGAAAAAGATGCTTCTATCGTTGAAATCAATCCATTAGTAGTAACTGAGGATGACAATGTATTAGCATTAGACGCTAAGTTTAACTTTGACAGTAATGCTTTATACAAACACAAGGACATCTTAGAGCTACGTGACTATGATGAAGAGGATCCAAAAGAAATCGAAGCATCTAAATATGACCTAAGTTATATTTCATTAGATGGAAACATCGGATGTATGGTTAATGGAGCAGGTTTAGCTATGGCAACAATGGATACAATTAGCTACTACGGCGGCTCACCCGCTAACTTCCTGGACGTTGGGGGCGGTGCTACAGCTGAAAAGGTTACAGAAGCATTCAAAATTATCTTAGCTGACAAAAATGTAAAAGGTATTTTTGTTAATATCTTTGGTGGTATCATGAAATGTGACGTAATTGCAGAAGGTGTTATCATCGCTGCAAAAGAAGTTGGACTTCAAGTGCCATTAGTTGTTCGCTTAGAGGGAACAAACGTAGATTTAGGTAAAAAATTATTAAATGAATCAGGCATCAATATTGTTGCAGCAGATTCAATGGCAGACGGTGCTCAAAAAATCGTTAATCTTGTAGGATAA
- a CDS encoding KH domain-containing protein, translated as MKQLIEAIVKPLVDYPDKVQVVKDESVNRIVYKLSVHPEDMGKVIGKQGRVAKSIRTIVYSAAGSHQKKTYVDILD; from the coding sequence GTGAAGCAGCTGATCGAAGCAATCGTTAAACCATTAGTTGATTATCCAGACAAGGTTCAGGTGGTAAAGGACGAAAGTGTAAACCGTATAGTTTACAAACTTTCTGTTCATCCTGAAGATATGGGAAAAGTAATTGGCAAACAAGGCCGAGTAGCTAAATCTATTCGTACAATTGTTTACTCAGCAGCAGGCAGTCACCAAAAGAAAACATATGTCGATATATTAGATTAA
- a CDS encoding putative DNA-binding protein, with translation MIEKTTRMNFLFDFYQALLTDKQRSYMQLYYLDDLSLGEIAEEYNISRQAVYDNIRRTEMMLEEYEEKLNLFSKFEKRQETTKQLMQIANEQSSEELTQLIEQLKEWD, from the coding sequence ATGATTGAAAAAACGACTCGTATGAATTTTCTCTTCGATTTTTACCAGGCTTTATTGACAGATAAACAACGAAGCTATATGCAGCTTTATTATTTAGATGATTTATCACTCGGCGAAATTGCAGAGGAATATAATATATCCAGACAGGCTGTTTATGACAATATACGTCGCACTGAAATGATGCTGGAAGAGTATGAAGAAAAGTTAAATCTTTTTTCCAAATTCGAAAAAAGACAAGAAACGACTAAACAGCTTATGCAAATAGCAAATGAACAATCATCAGAAGAACTGACTCAACTCATTGAGCAATTAAAAGAATGGGATTAG
- the rpsP gene encoding 30S ribosomal protein S16, which yields MAVKIRLKRMGAKKSPFYRIVVADSRSPRDGRQIETVGTYNPLTKPAEVKINEELALKWLQDGAKPSDTVRNLFSEQGIMEKFHNAKLGK from the coding sequence ATGGCAGTTAAAATTCGTTTAAAACGTATGGGAGCTAAAAAATCTCCTTTCTATCGTATTGTAGTAGCAGACTCTCGCTCACCACGTGACGGTCGTCAAATTGAAACAGTAGGTACTTACAACCCACTTACTAAACCAGCAGAAGTTAAAATTAACGAAGAATTAGCGTTAAAATGGCTTCAAGATGGTGCGAAACCATCTGATACAGTACGTAACTTGTTCTCTGAACAAGGAATCATGGAAAAATTCCATAACGCAAAACTCGGCAAATAA
- the rplS gene encoding 50S ribosomal protein L19: MQNIISEITKDQLRTDLPTFRPGDTVRVHVKVVEGTRERIQMYEGVVIKRRGGGISETFTVRKISSGVGVERTFPVHTPKIANLEVIRRGKVRRAKLYYLRELRGKAARIKERR; this comes from the coding sequence ATGCAAAACATTATTTCAGAAATCACAAAAGATCAATTACGTACAGATCTTCCTACATTCCGCCCAGGTGACACAGTTCGTGTACACGTTAAGGTTGTTGAGGGAACTCGCGAACGTATCCAAATGTACGAAGGTGTTGTAATTAAACGTCGTGGAGGCGGAATTAGCGAAACTTTTACAGTTCGTAAAATCTCTTCCGGTGTTGGTGTAGAACGTACTTTCCCAGTACACACACCAAAAATTGCTAACCTAGAAGTTATTCGTCGTGGTAAAGTTCGTCGTGCTAAATTGTACTACCTACGTGAACTACGCGGTAAAGCTGCTCGTATTAAAGAGCGTCGCTAA
- the dprA gene encoding DNA-processing protein DprA, which translates to MIEQTFQRRLLALHYVFPVPLPKVIPLLKIDPDLSQLENIQPNLLAKLCNIPIERAIHLKNMYKELVYHPLLETYEKHNIFPIAYNDNCYPESLLKLYDPPVILYTKGDVSLLANIKKIAIIGSRKATSYSEKSIEKILPPLIQQNYVIVSGLARGADTLAHRKTIEMGGKTIGVLGTGFSNIYPKENEDLANFMSKSHLLVTEYPPYITPKKWNFPMRNRIISGLSLGVVITEAHKKSGTVSTMEHALENGKEIFAVPGSIHSDLSEGPNHLILEGAKPIWDGNQIIEELI; encoded by the coding sequence ATGATAGAACAAACTTTCCAAAGAAGATTACTCGCTCTACATTATGTATTTCCTGTACCTCTCCCTAAAGTAATTCCACTTCTAAAAATAGATCCCGATCTATCCCAACTAGAAAACATCCAACCAAACCTTCTTGCTAAATTGTGTAATATTCCCATTGAAAGAGCTATTCACTTGAAAAATATGTATAAAGAATTAGTTTATCATCCTCTACTTGAAACCTATGAGAAACATAATATTTTCCCAATCGCTTATAATGATAATTGTTACCCAGAAAGTCTTTTGAAATTATATGATCCTCCAGTGATTTTATATACTAAAGGAGATGTAAGCTTACTAGCTAACATTAAAAAGATTGCTATAATTGGTTCTAGAAAGGCAACTTCCTATTCAGAAAAAAGTATAGAAAAAATACTACCCCCTCTAATTCAACAAAATTATGTTATTGTCAGTGGTCTTGCAAGAGGTGCGGACACGCTGGCCCATAGAAAAACAATAGAAATGGGTGGAAAAACTATTGGAGTATTGGGCACAGGTTTTTCTAATATTTATCCTAAAGAAAATGAGGATTTAGCGAATTTTATGTCGAAGAGCCACCTACTAGTAACTGAATATCCTCCCTATATTACTCCAAAAAAGTGGAATTTCCCCATGAGAAACAGGATTATAAGTGGTTTGTCGTTAGGTGTCGTTATTACAGAGGCACATAAGAAGAGTGGTACAGTTTCTACAATGGAGCACGCCTTAGAAAATGGAAAAGAAATTTTTGCAGTTCCAGGATCTATTCATTCAGACCTATCCGAAGGTCCGAATCACTTGATTCTAGAAGGGGCAAAGCCTATTTGGGACGGCAATCAAATTATTGAAGAATTAATATAA
- a CDS encoding EscU/YscU/HrcU family type III secretion system export apparatus switch protein, translating to MTEGKYKRKEAIALTYKPGQSDAPTVVAKGKGKIAENILEKALEHSVPIQEDASLVELLGKLDINQSIPEELYQAVAEVFAFVYRVDKERGEK from the coding sequence ATGACGGAAGGAAAATATAAAAGGAAAGAGGCTATCGCCCTCACATATAAACCTGGTCAATCGGATGCTCCTACGGTAGTAGCTAAGGGTAAAGGGAAAATAGCAGAAAATATTTTAGAAAAGGCATTGGAGCATTCTGTACCAATACAAGAGGATGCTAGTCTAGTAGAACTGCTAGGAAAGCTAGATATTAACCAATCCATACCCGAAGAACTTTATCAGGCGGTTGCAGAGGTTTTTGCATTTGTGTATAGGGTAGATAAAGAAAGAGGAGAGAAGTAA
- the trmD gene encoding tRNA (guanosine(37)-N1)-methyltransferase TrmD, producing the protein MKIHILSLFPEMFTGVFNSSILKKAQDKNEVLIDVVNFRDYSGNKHHQVDDYPYGGGAGMVLKPEPIFNAIEALPPSSSGNRRIILLCPQGERFNQQKAEELAKEEELVFICGHYEGYDERIREHLVTDEISIGDFVLTGGELAAMTVVDSVVRLLPNVLGKAASHEQDSFSTGLLEHPHYTRPVEYRGYKVPDVLLSGNHAAIDQWRREQSLKRTLERREDLLENAELTDSEKRMLQLKEL; encoded by the coding sequence ATGAAAATTCATATTCTTTCGCTTTTTCCAGAGATGTTCACTGGAGTGTTCAACTCATCAATTTTGAAAAAAGCGCAGGATAAAAATGAGGTGTTGATTGATGTAGTAAACTTCCGAGACTATTCTGGTAACAAGCATCATCAGGTTGATGATTATCCCTATGGTGGTGGAGCAGGGATGGTATTAAAGCCAGAACCTATTTTTAACGCTATTGAGGCTCTTCCTCCTAGCTCTAGTGGGAATAGACGGATTATATTGCTTTGCCCCCAAGGAGAACGCTTTAATCAGCAAAAAGCTGAGGAATTAGCGAAGGAAGAGGAGCTTGTTTTTATATGTGGTCATTACGAGGGCTACGATGAGCGAATTAGGGAGCATTTAGTTACAGATGAAATTTCAATTGGAGATTTTGTTTTAACCGGTGGAGAATTAGCTGCTATGACTGTAGTAGATAGTGTTGTGAGATTACTCCCCAATGTTCTTGGCAAGGCTGCTTCCCATGAGCAAGATTCGTTTTCTACGGGCTTGCTAGAGCATCCACATTACACTCGACCAGTAGAATATCGTGGCTACAAGGTTCCAGATGTATTGCTGTCTGGAAACCATGCAGCTATCGATCAATGGAGAAGAGAGCAGTCTTTAAAACGAACATTAGAAAGAAGGGAAGACCTTCTCGAAAATGCAGAACTAACAGATTCTGAAAAAAGAATGCTTCAATTAAAAGAGTTATAA
- a CDS encoding ribonuclease HII — MLRLQDIKEKLIVADGTEDWFKELEEDQRAGAKKLLESWKRKQQVQRLEKEAHIEKVMFDKSFDVNRSGLIAGVDEAGRGPLAGPVVTAAVILSEDTNNLIGLNDSKQISRAKRNELALKIKENAISYFIHFQSVGKIDTLNIYEATKQSMSEAVLSLKIQPSVVLVDAMKLPIDIENHSLIKGDAKSLAIAAASILAKTARDEYMDKLHEQYPVYLFNKHAGYGTKEHIAMIMQHGPSEHHRKTFEPIKSILKSEVKV, encoded by the coding sequence TTGTTACGTTTACAAGATATAAAAGAAAAATTAATAGTTGCAGATGGCACAGAAGACTGGTTTAAAGAACTTGAAGAAGATCAACGGGCTGGAGCAAAGAAATTATTGGAAAGCTGGAAGAGAAAACAACAAGTCCAAAGACTAGAAAAAGAAGCTCATATTGAGAAGGTAATGTTTGATAAAAGTTTTGATGTTAATCGAAGTGGACTAATAGCCGGAGTCGATGAGGCAGGAAGGGGGCCGCTAGCAGGTCCAGTTGTGACTGCCGCGGTTATTTTAAGCGAAGATACAAATAACTTAATAGGATTAAATGACTCTAAACAAATATCCAGAGCAAAAAGAAATGAATTAGCTTTAAAAATAAAAGAAAATGCTATTAGTTACTTCATACATTTTCAATCAGTTGGAAAAATTGACACGTTAAATATATATGAAGCAACAAAACAATCGATGTCCGAAGCTGTGCTTAGCTTAAAGATTCAACCGAGTGTTGTATTGGTAGATGCTATGAAACTACCAATAGATATAGAAAATCACTCCCTTATTAAAGGAGATGCTAAAAGTTTAGCAATTGCAGCTGCTTCTATTTTGGCAAAGACAGCAAGAGATGAATATATGGATAAACTTCACGAGCAGTATCCTGTCTATCTTTTCAATAAACACGCAGGCTATGGTACAAAGGAACATATAGCAATGATTATGCAGCATGGTCCAAGTGAGCATCATCGTAAAACGTTTGAACCGATTAAATCTATATTAAAAAGTGAGGTGAAAGTATGA
- the sucD gene encoding succinate--CoA ligase subunit alpha, giving the protein MSVYINKDTKVIVQGITGSTALFHTKQMLEYGTKIVAGVTPGKGGTEVEGVPVFNTVADAVKETGANVSVIYVPAPFAADAIMEAVDAELDMAICITEHIPVLDMVKVKRYMEGKKTRLVGPNCPGVITADECKIGIMPGYIHTKGHVGVVSRSGTLTYEAVHQLTQAGIGQTTAVGIGGDPVNGTNFIDVLKEFNEDEDTYAVVMIGEIGGTAEEEAAEWIKANMKKPVVGFIGGQTAPPGKRMGHAGAIISGGQGTAEGKIKAMEAAGMKVAATPSVIGETLIEAIKEAGIYDACKTH; this is encoded by the coding sequence ATGAGCGTATATATTAATAAAGATACTAAAGTAATTGTTCAAGGAATTACGGGCTCAACTGCTCTTTTCCATACAAAACAAATGCTAGAATACGGCACTAAAATCGTTGCTGGGGTTACTCCTGGTAAGGGTGGAACAGAAGTAGAAGGCGTACCTGTATTCAATACAGTAGCGGACGCTGTTAAAGAGACAGGTGCTAATGTATCTGTAATCTACGTACCTGCTCCATTTGCTGCTGATGCAATCATGGAAGCTGTTGACGCTGAGCTAGATATGGCTATTTGTATTACTGAGCATATTCCTGTATTGGATATGGTAAAAGTTAAGCGCTATATGGAAGGCAAGAAAACACGTTTAGTGGGACCAAACTGCCCAGGTGTTATTACAGCTGATGAGTGTAAAATCGGGATCATGCCTGGATATATCCATACAAAAGGACATGTAGGTGTAGTTTCACGTTCTGGTACGTTAACATATGAAGCGGTTCATCAATTGACTCAAGCAGGCATCGGTCAAACAACTGCTGTAGGTATTGGTGGGGACCCTGTAAATGGTACAAACTTTATCGACGTGTTAAAAGAATTTAACGAAGATGAAGATACTTATGCTGTAGTAATGATCGGAGAAATCGGTGGTACTGCTGAAGAAGAAGCTGCTGAATGGATCAAAGCTAACATGAAGAAACCGGTAGTAGGATTTATCGGTGGTCAGACTGCACCTCCTGGAAAACGTATGGGTCATGCTGGAGCAATTATCTCTGGTGGCCAAGGTACGGCAGAAGGTAAAATTAAAGCAATGGAAGCTGCTGGAATGAAAGTAGCTGCTACTCCATCTGTAATTGGCGAAACGTTAATCGAAGCTATTAAAGAAGCAGGAATTTACGACGCTTGTAAAACACATTAA